AGGAATCTTACCTCAGTAGGACAGAACACAGTTACCTAACATTTTGATGAAATATTTCATATGAGTAAATCTGATTCTGAGAAGTATTATGGACTCTGATCATCCCTAAATTGTTGTAAGCTTCAATGAAGGCAATCCCTAAATCTGTTCAAACAAGCTAGTAAAGAGTTAACCACACAAAGTAGTTGAGTTtctaatctcatttaatcattgAGTTAACAATTTAAATTGTTCAATTTATTaccatttttctgtttataaaaataatgcaaggttatcataaaaacaaaaatgtttagaaTGTATAGAggaaactaaaaactacacaagtTGTTTCCTGTCTGGagccaaaacaaacaagcaaacaaacaaaactatacaaTTCTACCAACCCAGAGTATCAAAATaatctgttaatatttttgtgcttctttctgttttattctctgcAGGTTTTAATATACTCAAATAAtactctgcttttaaaaattaatatgatgGCTATCAAAATGCTGTAAGAAGATTAATTTAACCATTTCTCTACTTTTGGACATATAGGttgctttcatttttgattttaaaaatacatgaatatatttgTACATAAATCTTTTCCTGAATtcaggatatattcaaatacatattCTTACCAGATTCTCCAGCACTAAAATGATCGAATGGATTCCCTTCGGCATCTGGGTTTAGTAACACCATTTCAAATGGGATATCTTCCACCTGAGAATTCTCCTTGTCATCTTGGCACGTATACTTGTCTGCATAAAACACATGCCACGTTTGTGGAGATGGAATCTGGGACACTGTCAGATTATGTTCGGTCTGGTTCATGGTcactttaaagagaaagaaaacaacaccTTTTCTCAAAACTCTCAAATGTGTTTCATCGTTTTAGTCATATAATCAATTTGAGGTTAGGACaatcttttgtttaatttttattgtctcAGAAATCCAAGACCTTGTGTAGTATTTGGAATAAGTCTTGTAAACCAGATACTTATAGAATAAATCAGAATTTATCTGCAAAGGagataaaaatgatgtttttaacCAAGGAATCACTATAAAAGTACGACTATAAAACACCACAAGTAGAATGGCTTCACTGaaactctgaatttttttttttttttttttttttttttttggttttcacatTCGTATTGGGAGCCATGGGAGGGGCCTCCTCTGTCAGTGGAGGTGCTCAGTTTCTTCAGCCACTCCAAGCTGGGGCTCTGGGGATCCTGGGGGTGGCTAGGCACGTTGGGCATGTTCCCATCATCGTGGATGGGCACTGGGTAGTTGTAGGGCATGGACTTGTTGATCATGATGAAGTACTTGGTGTAGGAGCTGAGTAGAGGCAGAATTACAGCTAGGCTCCCGATGATGAAGGACACGACCAGCACTGGCTCCTTGGCCCAGGCATTCTTGAGGAAGGTGCCGAGTCTCGCCACCACCTTGGTCTCGGCGGCTGAaactttgaattttaattttcgaTATTTTCACAGTTTCCAGGTGGGTTAATgacattcaaaaaaattattgtggtaaaatatacacaatgctaaatgtatcattttaaacatttttaagtgtacagtctATGGCATTAAGCACATCTACAATGCTATGCAACAATCACAGTGACATTTTTGAAGATTACTCGAGTTAAATTTAAAATGGAGCATTCAACTTATGAAATCATTATATCTAAAAACTATGTATTTTCAAAAGATTTTCCAAAATCTTTTTCTGATTGGTTGTTCTTTAAAAGggtataaaaagcagaaaaaatagaaattacaggAATGTAGAAGTTATTATACTGGATCAGGTCCACGTGAAGTAGTATGATATAgtcaggggtggggggtgtgtggCATCATTCAGATGtatgtttgaatcctggcttcaaTACTTAcctgttgtgtgaccttgggtaagttacatAAGCAATGAcactcactttcttcatctgtaaaatgaagatactaCCTACAGCAAAGGGCTGATGTAAGCACTAAGTTATTTGAGTCACCTAGCATGGTATCTGTCACAGAGTAGGTGCTAAATGTcaattctgcttttcttttctttaaaacaaggTAGTTATATTAGTAAGTGGTTCTCAATCCAGGGTAATCTTCTTTCCTCCAGGGCATCTGAAAATGTGAGGGGATAGTTTTTTGTCACAATAGCTGGTTAGATACTTGGAGGGGGGCTGTGTTGAACCTCATGCAAAGAATTATTCCCCCTAAAATGCCAACGGCACTCCCTTCTCAGAAACACAAAATGATGTCTAAGATTCCTTCTGGATCtaaaactattaggttggtgcaaaagtaattgtggtttctgAATCTGACCTGACCTAAGAGGCACTGACTAACACTAACATGAAGCTGCCTAGGAGAGGAGTGTCTCAAGTTCTGGGTATAACAAAAAGAGTAGAGTTAGAAAAGCGAGTCTTGGCCTTGTGACTCagcaaataaatttacaaactcTCTAAATTTGTTTCTTCAATAGTCAAATAAAGATACCTGCTCTGCTAGCTCAGAGTTCTTGTGAGGGGCAAATGAAAAGTATATGGAAAGAGCATGATTCtacacaaagtatttttaaaacagtattatGATGGGACCAATTCCCAACTCTAGATTGCCCCCACAACATGTCAATATTTAAGGACAAATTAGTCTTAATCTTTTTCTCGATTgtagaaaaaaacagttttaataaataaaagacatttcttGAGGTAACTAGAAATGTGTGTATGGAATAGATTTCAGAGGACATTATAGAATTACTCATTTTCTTAGGTGTATGATAGTTAAACAGATGAATTTCTTTACTCTTAGAAGATGTATGCTTAGGTATGGAGGGGCAAACTGTGATACCTGCTGCTTATTTTCACACggttcaattaaaacaaaaatcacatacatatagacataaagcaaatttaacaaaatattaacaattattgGGTCTAAGCAGAGGATATACAGATGCTGGTTGTactataatttcaacttttctgtatgttgGGAAATTTTCCTAGTGGAAAGTtggaaaaatgttatttataggtTGTCTTTAGGAATGAGATACAGATGTAGTCAGGATTTGAATTTTGAGGACTTGGACTGTACAACTGGGAATTTCATTCATTGGTGGTTAAATTGAACAAGAGGATCTGATTAACATCACCATGGCATTGCTTTTTTGGCTACTATAAGTTAGCTGACATTTaaactacctttaaaaaaaaatagtttctggaAAAATGTAGCAAAGACTCTAGTTTCTGTTAAATATTGGAAGACTTTTAATAAGAATTTAATATATGATCAATAAATGATTCAGAAATAAGACTGTTTAAATGTGCAATTTGCAATTATATAATCCGGACCTCATTATATAAAGGCTCTGCTGTGTTGCTGTTTTTATCATTTGCCCTTTTTCtcttagataaaatattttaaaaaccacactTTTACCAATATACTTTCgatgtttcattttaaattatgtcgATTTActtcaaacagaaataaaagtgtgCTTCATAAAGTGATACCGACCTTTAGTTTTTGTCTTGCTGTCTTTTCagcaagcctgggaaacaagCCTCTTGATAAAACTGTGTGTTCATTGTTTCTGAGACAAAAGACTACAGCACAGCATGCATATTCTATGCTGGTGTAATTAGTACctcaaatattaacaaaacttgaATTGCTGAGAATGGTGTTGAATAGCTAATTGTCCAATCAtattataaaaggaaattaataCTGTTAACcaaaacacacaataaaatactaacacctttaaatgatttataaaatataCCAAACTACAAAAGGAATCATATGCATAACATGTAAAAAGACAACACTGAAATgttttatatacaatattatatttagCTCCTGTAATCTGATAGAAAATTCCTCCAAATCTCCTCATTAAGTTTTAGATAGAAatacataaactcatcattttcagtgcttttaaatgtcttgtttgcttgctttaaaaatctaaaaaatagtttttagtattttttaaatcagatttttatgACAGAACAAAGAGatgactgaaaaataatttttcaaacattaatt
The Symphalangus syndactylus isolate Jambi chromosome 15, NHGRI_mSymSyn1-v2.1_pri, whole genome shotgun sequence DNA segment above includes these coding regions:
- the LOC129464198 gene encoding NADH dehydrogenase [ubiquinone] 1 alpha subcomplex subunit 3-like — translated: KYRKLKFKVSAAETKVVARLGTFLKNAWAKEPVLVVSFIIGSLAVILPLLSSYTKYFIMINKSMPYNYPVPIHDDGNMPNVPSHPQDPQSPSLEWLKKLSTSTDRGGPSHGSQYECENQKKKKKKKKKFRVSVKPFYLWCFIVVLL